Proteins from a genomic interval of Lolium perenne isolate Kyuss_39 chromosome 1, Kyuss_2.0, whole genome shotgun sequence:
- the LOC127334478 gene encoding uncharacterized protein gives MAYKPIFASVVLLIFIAAVAVSPASAAGGGSDEPTTCVPTLQRLLSCLDFIEHRSDAIPPACCVQVKATVAQQPCCLMHVLRGDVAKLLGPDFDDTRAMVNVTTKCLSDASILMSITRSCAGKPLPPLTLEYPFTAALPPPSSSSGAARLQGLSYNVLLLALLACFL, from the exons ATGGCATACAAACCAATCTTCGCTTCGGTCGTTCTCCTCATCTTCATCGCCGCCGTGGCAGTTTCACCGGCGTCCGCTGCTGGCGGCGGCTCCGACGAGCCGACGACGTGCGTGCCGACGCTGCAGCGCCTGCTGTCGTGCCTGGACTTCATCGAGCACCGTAGCGACGCGATCCCGCCGGCGTGCTGCGTCCAGGTGAAGGCCACGGTGGCCCAGCAGCCGTGCTGCCTCATGCACGTCCTGCGCGGCGACGTCGCCAAGCTTCTCGGGCCGGACTTCGACGACACCCGCGCCATGGTCAACGTCACCACCAAGTGCCTCTCCGACGCCTCCATCCTCATGTCCATCACGCGTTCCTGCGCAG GCAAGCCGCTCCCGCCGTTGACGCTGGAATATCCGTTCACTGCCGCATTGCCgccaccgtcgtcgtcgtcgg GAGCTGCACGGCTACAAGGCTTGTCTTACAACGTATTGCTACTTGCGCTTCTTGCATGTTTCCTCTGA